The Mytilus edulis chromosome 4, xbMytEdul2.2, whole genome shotgun sequence nucleotide sequence CAACCGTTAGGGCATCAGCCTCGTCTGGAACAGCACAACCAAACACTATTTCTTATAACGGATAGATACTATGGACAAACACATCAGACTAAAGTAAGTCAGACAAACAAATAACTTGTGTAGCCCAGATACAGCAGAATGTTATCTATAGATGATTGCTTGTTCAAGCTTTTACCCCATCCTCTAAGAAGATGCGACTTGCAGCTTTGTTTACACAGTCCAAATATACCAGAGATCTATTTGTGTGCAATTAATGGATGAGGATGTTCATATGTACATAAAAGAGGGGacaaagacaccagagggacattcaaactcattgatccaaaataaactgacattaaCGCCATtgctagaaaagaaaaaaacaaacagacaaataatagtacaataaTTCTTCAATTACTTTGATGAAATCCATGTTTAGAATGTACTTCTGGAGaatatgatttatataaaatttgtaccTGTTGAttgtgaaattgatatttttcaataattattgTAAGTGTTAAGAAGGATTGTTTAGGTTGTTTTTAAGCAGCATGAAATTACACACAGCAAAAAATACCATTTAACACTTCCTACACGAAAGTATCATATCTTAATATAACCAGAATATCCGATATGATATACAATTACGGGAGTTAGTTTGTGTTAAAAAAGTTTATATCCGATATAATATACAGTTCTGGGAGTTAGTTGGTGTTAAAAAAGGTTTGTCAGCTATcttcatattgataaaaaaaaaatcaaatgtttattaAACCTGCTCTcctaataactttttaaaattgaaaatcaacaTGATTGTAATAATGTTTTTTCAATGTGTTTGGTCACATGTCACATCTCTTTATTTGCATCAGTGAAACTCTCTGACTCTTGATACAGGATATGAAGATGTGCTTcacttattttaaatttcatttaccGTAAAGTACTTTATTTTGTGtagtttaaatataaatgataatgcTATCTTGGACCTAATCTGTTGTTaggttttattttacattttctttgtATGGAACTATCTCCATGGTCAGTAGGTAGCCTCTTATTGTAAGGCAAATTTCTGCCTTATACAACATACCCTCACTTTTCTGTGGCAGTCTAAAATTCCTGCCCTTTTATCCCTGTTGCccaaacaaaattgtttttgcTGCTGAAATTGAGTACATGAAGCCGaaataatactgtggattcatttattttcgtggttacCAATtagtggattaaggaaaacttgcatgttcgtggatatttaattttgtggtttgcCGAAGACTGCATACAAGCATATagtaaatttgtttttctttgaacatttaatttcgtggttgcCTGTACCCagaaaatccatgaaaattggtatccaacgaataataatgaatccacagtaatgatAAGAGTAATATAATGTTGATAGCCTATTTCTTTGAACTTAATTGTTTTCTAGGCCATGATACTAGTAAACTGACagttcatatttttctttttctatttttaggcaATATTTGGTGGACGTATAAGTAATAAAAAGATCAATGTTATCAAAACAAATCCAGTGTACAAAGATGGAAATGGAatgaaaaagggaaataactctagcaAGGAAAATGATATGGGTGGTATAGAAATTCAGGTTTATAATAACataccaaaatcatcattggaaaattcaacaaaacatgaaaatttgatAATGAAAGAACAATTGATGAATGAAAATTCACGAACAGAGCGTGATAAAGTAACAGTAACTAACGGGGATGTTTGTGTGGGCGATATAATTATAGAAAATGGGTACAGAAATCCGTCATTTATATCTGATACTGATAGTGTGGCAGGACTTGATGTGATGGAGCATACAGTGAAATACTCTGGGGAAGGGGAGGGGAAAGGTAACATGTCAGGGTCAGAATGGCCAGATATTGATGATATTGCCCTGCCACCACTGTCacatgatgaaattgacaaatCAAAGAATAGTGATGATGAAGCTTATGAAATGATAGACTacaacagaaataaaacaaaattcaaaaatgacATTGATCCTGGTGACATTGAAATTAATATAAGTCAGGACATGGAAGCCAAAGTTAAGTCAGAGGTTAAAGTAAATGAAAATGTTGTACAAGATACAAAGGAAGAAGTTCAAACAGTCTCGGCAACATTAATCCAGTCTGAGGCTCAAGATCAGACAGTTTTAGAAGTTCAATCAGTGTCTGTGGATGAAAAAGAAACTTTAGAAAAACAACCAAATGAAAGTGACAATACCCTTGAAAACACAGTAAATGAAAGTGATAATAACCTTGAAAAACAAGGAAATGAAAATGACAGTCTTTTAAATGGTGACATGGAGCACATGATAACAAGTGATCTCAGTTCTAAAGATTCCAACGAAAATGAGAAAAAGTACACTAAAAGTGATGCTCAAAACGAAAACACAAATGAAACTAATCACCAAAAGTCAAATGGGTCTATTAACAAAGAACCAAAAATAAATGGATCTGTGAATTCAACATATTCTCTTGATGAAGACAGCTATGTAAATGAGAAAGGAAAAtcgaaaaagaagaaaaaattaaaacaaagaaagaATTCACTTCCAGATCATATATTAAACTCATTGAATATGAAACCATCTAAGCCTATTCTTGTCCCTGTAGTCATAGATGATAGTGCTATGTCAGTAGGTCGTTCAAGGTCAACAGACAATTCAAATGAACAAAAGTCAGTCAAATTCTCTGATGACACTGTGTTTAATGATACAAAaccaaataaatacaaacaagAAAGATTAACTTTAAAGGATATTTATAAGGGGAAAATTTCCAGTAAGGATGCTGTTGCCAAACTTAATCCTGTGTTTCTTGATGAGGACAATCAGGCTTTACAAGACAGGAACACAGAAGATAGTGACCAGGTAATATACTTACATAACTTGTTAAAACAGTCAAGGATTTTACGGGTTTTTTCCATTTCATTAGTTCATAGAAATTCATAGAGAATGTAATAAATTAGTTATTATATTAAGAGGGTACAGAACACATaagggagtttttttttttaaattagttgaACGTTTTAATCACATACTATTAGGGGCCAGATGAGGACTACCTTtgggtgctggattttctcactgtgttgaagacccattgcctggtggccttcagctgttgtctgctctttggacaggttgttttctctttgacattttccacatttccattatcaattctAATTGTAAAGGGAATTCAAGCTTCACGTTGATGAACTTTAGtgcttgtcaaactgctatattatatagattCAATGCAATAATTCTTGTAAATTAtgtggttcaaattttttgaaatttttatattttagtcaaCAGATCAAAGTTTATGTTATCtctaaattttgtgaaaataaaattagcCGAATCTATTTTAGTCTTAGTGTTCAGTAATTGGTACCCCCTTTCATACACATCAAAAAGCCACAAATGATTAATGTTGCCTTTCAGTTTTattggaaaaataaatatgagtAATGATAAAAAACATCTtttacatattcatgatattaagcATTTTTCCTTTTAACGATTTTCagccttttttttatttcaatagaaTATATAATCActtgtttaaaatattgtttaataatGTAACAGTTACTTGGTTTGTGACAATGTAGCAGTAAAGTATGTAAATATGGAGACAGCATAATGTTACACCTACTCCATGATTAAAGAGAgcagatttaattttttttaaacccaGTATAACTTTTGAAAGTTCAGTAAACAAAATTAATGGCCTTGAAATCTATCTGAAACACCCAATTATCTTGCACTTT carries:
- the LOC139521778 gene encoding putative uncharacterized protein DDB_G0293878 isoform X1, whose product is MMTRCALLQPLGHQPRLEQHNQTLFLITDRYYGQTHQTKAIFGGRISNKKINVIKTNPVYKDGNGMKKGNNSSKENDMGGIEIQVYNNIPKSSLENSTKHENLIMKEQLMNENSRTERDKVTVTNGDVCVGDIIIENGYRNPSFISDTDSVAGLDVMEHTVKYSGEGEGKGNMSGSEWPDIDDIALPPLSHDEIDKSKNSDDEAYEMIDYNRNKTKFKNDIDPGDIEINISQDMEAKVKSEVKVNENVVQDTKEEVQTVSATLIQSEAQDQTVLEVQSVSVDEKETLEKQPNESDNTLENTVNESDNNLEKQGNENDSLLNGDMEHMITSDLSSKDSNENEKKYTKSDAQNENTNETNHQKSNGSINKEPKINGSVNSTYSLDEDSYVNEKGKSKKKKKLKQRKNSLPDHILNSLNMKPSKPILVPVVIDDSAMSVGRSRSTDNSNEQKSVKFSDDTVFNDTKPNKYKQERLTLKDIYKGKISSKDAVAKLNPVFLDEDNQALQDRNTEDSDQYDDNLNTPAYMKNYLTSHGGEQGPSRHAGLDVDNDIESIGSEGAVNYDKLIQQTIARKRRSRILRLICAVFTFCVVIGVVVVLVIFVGQKQS
- the LOC139521778 gene encoding myb-like protein X isoform X2; translation: MKEIDEVPTKISVSKICLFRKGSDIDLEAIFGGRISNKKINVIKTNPVYKDGNGMKKGNNSSKENDMGGIEIQVYNNIPKSSLENSTKHENLIMKEQLMNENSRTERDKVTVTNGDVCVGDIIIENGYRNPSFISDTDSVAGLDVMEHTVKYSGEGEGKGNMSGSEWPDIDDIALPPLSHDEIDKSKNSDDEAYEMIDYNRNKTKFKNDIDPGDIEINISQDMEAKVKSEVKVNENVVQDTKEEVQTVSATLIQSEAQDQTVLEVQSVSVDEKETLEKQPNESDNTLENTVNESDNNLEKQGNENDSLLNGDMEHMITSDLSSKDSNENEKKYTKSDAQNENTNETNHQKSNGSINKEPKINGSVNSTYSLDEDSYVNEKGKSKKKKKLKQRKNSLPDHILNSLNMKPSKPILVPVVIDDSAMSVGRSRSTDNSNEQKSVKFSDDTVFNDTKPNKYKQERLTLKDIYKGKISSKDAVAKLNPVFLDEDNQALQDRNTEDSDQYDDNLNTPAYMKNYLTSHGGEQGPSRHAGLDVDNDIESIGSEGAVNYDKLIQQTIARKRRSRILRLICAVFTFCVVIGVVVVLVIFVGQKQS
- the LOC139521778 gene encoding myb-like protein X isoform X3 — encoded protein: MKKGNNSSKENDMGGIEIQVYNNIPKSSLENSTKHENLIMKEQLMNENSRTERDKVTVTNGDVCVGDIIIENGYRNPSFISDTDSVAGLDVMEHTVKYSGEGEGKGNMSGSEWPDIDDIALPPLSHDEIDKSKNSDDEAYEMIDYNRNKTKFKNDIDPGDIEINISQDMEAKVKSEVKVNENVVQDTKEEVQTVSATLIQSEAQDQTVLEVQSVSVDEKETLEKQPNESDNTLENTVNESDNNLEKQGNENDSLLNGDMEHMITSDLSSKDSNENEKKYTKSDAQNENTNETNHQKSNGSINKEPKINGSVNSTYSLDEDSYVNEKGKSKKKKKLKQRKNSLPDHILNSLNMKPSKPILVPVVIDDSAMSVGRSRSTDNSNEQKSVKFSDDTVFNDTKPNKYKQERLTLKDIYKGKISSKDAVAKLNPVFLDEDNQALQDRNTEDSDQYDDNLNTPAYMKNYLTSHGGEQGPSRHAGLDVDNDIESIGSEGAVNYDKLIQQTIARKRRSRILRLICAVFTFCVVIGVVVVLVIFVGQKQS